In one Magallana gigas chromosome 9, xbMagGiga1.1, whole genome shotgun sequence genomic region, the following are encoded:
- the LOC105343470 gene encoding secretin receptor, with the protein MDYWSFLTILWIVTSCGRCVVGRGCFQDPKVYSVKLSYKKQLQLLQKARERCLQEHIVPRPAVSGPYCNQTFDNIVCWPDTMAGTMAEQNCPNYINNFDTRAKARRECLPNGQWYVHPGFNKTWTDFRDCLDKRKPVDPLMDHLPRIKNLYLIGYSVSLACLFVAVGMMARFRRLHCQRNTIHINLFVSFILRSIICLVKDVFHTPEGRPAVINNTATLTTEGSNWTCKLVFTFFNYIIVANYLWIFIEGLYLHNLIFITTFKKSKRFHLYILAGWLLPLLCVVPWILVRRFLEDTLCWSTHTAENKYVWIIRGPIVATIVVNFMFFINIIRVIFTKLTASNNHDTHRYRKLARSTLVLIPLFGVYYMISVVMPECMDPGVELIWLYVESGVNSFQGFLVALLFCFLNGEVQQEIRKKWNRKWKLRRLSTVSSRSTRTMSVGSAVCIKDKQLSALILAGNVIQNKSGKWKQNVHMELQDLNQSPHRDMHECASDETLQESNGLLTSQ; encoded by the exons AAAGTGTACAGCGTGAAATTAAGCTATAAGAAACAACTACAGCTGCTACAGAAAGCGAGAGAGCGGTGCCTACAGGAACACATTGTGCCGCGACCGGCGGTATCAG GTCCCTACTGTAACCAAACCTTTGATAACATCGTCTGCTGGCCTGATACGATGGCGGGAACAATGGCCGAACAGAACTGTCCAAACTACATTAACAACTTTGATACTAGAG CGAAAGCTCGCCGTGAGTGTCTACCCAATGGACAATGGTACGTTCATCCGGGCTTCAATAAGACATGGACGGACTTCAGAGATTGCTTGGACAAACGAAAGCCCGTGGATCCGCTCATG GACCATCTGCCCCGAATCAAGAACCTGTACCTGATTGGTTACTCCGTGTCCCTGGCATGTCTGTTTGTGGCGGTAGGAATGATGGCTCGCTTTCG GAGATTGCACTGCCAAAGGAACACGATACACATCAACCTTTTTGTTTCCTTCATTCTGCGATCTATAATATGCCTTGTTAAAGACGTCTTCCATACACCGGAAGGGCGACCAGCCGTCATAAACAACACCGCCACTCTGACAACTGAAGGATCG AACTGGACCTGCAAACTTGTATTCACTTTCTTCAACTACATCATCGTGGCTAACTATTTGTGGATCTTCATCGAGGGACTCTATCTCCATAACCTCATCTTCATCACAACATTCAAGAAAAGCAAGCGGTTCCACCTCTACATACTAGCAGGATGGT TACTGCCTCTGCTGTGTGTCGTACCTTGGATCCTTGTCAGGAGATTCCTGGAAGATACCct ATGTTGGAGTACCCACACAGCAGAAAATAAGTACGTGTGGATCATCCGCGGACCTATCGTGGCCACCATTGTA gtaaattttatgtttttcatcAACATCATAAGAGTCATATTTACCAAGCTGACAGCATCCAATAACCACGATACCCATCGCTACAG GAAGCTGGCCCGCTCCACCCTGGTGCTGATCCCGCTGTTCGGGGTCTACTACATGATCTCCGTCGTCATGCCTGAGTGTATGGACCCCGGGGTGGAGCTCATCTGGCTCTATGTGGAGAGTGGGGTCAACTCCTTCCAG GGTTTTCTCGTAGCTCTTCTTTTCTGTTTCCTAAATGGAGAG GTGCAGCAGGAAATACGAAAGAAATGGAACCGGAAGTGGAAGTTGCGCAGACTCAGTACCGTGTCGTCACGGTCCACTAGGACCATGTCGGTCGGGTCCGCAGTGTGTATAAAAGACAAACAACTGTCTGCTTTGATTTTGGCGGGAAACGTCATACAAAACAAATCAGGAAAATGGAAGCAAAATGTACATATGGAGTTACAGGATCTCAATCAGTCTCCACACCGAGACATGCACGAATGTGCAAGCGATGAGACTCTGCAAGAGAGTAATGGATTGTTGACGTCACAATGA